Proteins from one Cicer arietinum cultivar CDC Frontier isolate Library 1 chromosome 3, Cicar.CDCFrontier_v2.0, whole genome shotgun sequence genomic window:
- the LOC101497268 gene encoding uncharacterized protein: protein MASTEFLGEGASLARPPAFNGFAYIYWKERMLIFLEASGLDILDAIENGPYVPRLAGTDGSLIKKPRSDWVSNCKTAKEMWDTLQETHEGTTDVKRARTNTLMHEYELFNMKKDESINDSQTRFTHVINNMNALGKVTAIAESKDLGSMTIATLFGKLREHEMELHQLKESKQTDRKRKGLSLKAQAHKVKSEPETCIDDSESEIDEEPEIGMLVRKFKKYLKKKGNQPKKPCNSRTKSFSKNETNDSKVITCYECGKSGDIKSEYSDSNVSTTSNPSYEELHDAFNELHDEHIKVVKQLICTKKVLEKECMMYEEIKKDYKLLEDMNALLKKKAHDRLTSFIELERKVESLQFDLAKFTNGRNNLNVLLGNQKNANEKSGIGYRPNRNGQKNHKFVGLKPIHDVFIKPTQSTSSAFSCHFCCKKGHLSFDCKLKKLADKGLKQVWRVKKPVIETNPQGPNLNWVPKSKV from the exons atggCCTCTACTGAATTCTTGGGCGAAGGTGCTTCTTTAGCTAGACCCCCTGCCTTTAATGGGTTTGCTTATATTTACTGGAAAGAAAGAATGCTTATCTTTCTAGAGGCAAGTGGTCTTGACATATTAGATGCAATAGAAAATGGTCCTTATGTGCCTAGACTTGCTGGTACTGATGGATCATTAATCAAGAAACCAAGatctgattg GGTATCAAATTGCAAAACCGCcaaagaaatgtgggatacactccaagaaactcatgaaggcacaacTGATGTCAAGAGGGCCAGAACTAACACTCTGATGCATGAATATGAACTCTTCaatatgaagaaggatgagtcaatcaatgactCGCAGACACGGTTCACACATGTCATTAACAATATGAATGCTCTAGGGAAA GTCACTGCAATAgctgaatcaaaggatcttggaAGCATGACCATTGCCACCCTCTTTGGCAAGCTCAGAGAACATGAAATGGAGCTGCACCAGTTGAAAGAGTCAAAGCAAACTGATCGGAAAAGGAAGGGACTATCTCTGAAAGCTCAAGCTCATAAAGTAAAATCTGAACCAGAAACCTGTATTGATGATTCCGAGAGTGAAATtgatgaagaacctgaaatCGGAATGCTGGTCAGAAAGTTCAagaaatatttgaagaagaaagGAAACCAACCAAAGAAACCATGCAATTCAAGGACAAAAAGCTTCAGCaagaatgagacaaatgatagCAAGGTGATAACCTGCTATGAATGTGGAAAATCAGGCGACATTAAATCTGAAT ATTCAGATAGCAATGTAAGTACTACCTCTAATCCCTCTTATGAAGAATTGCATgatgctttcaatgaattgcatgatgaacaTATTAAGGTAGTCAAACAATTGATTTGCACTAAGAAAGTGTTAGAAAAAGAGTGCATGATGTATGAAGAAATCAAAAAGGATTATAAGTTGCTTGAAGACATGAATGcacttttgaaaaagaaagCACATGATAGACTCACTAGTTTtattgaacttgaaagaaaGGTTGAATCACTACAATTTGATTTAGCAAAATTTACTAATGGTAGAAACAACCTGAATGTTCTACTTGGCAACCAAAAGAAtgcaaatgaaaaatctggaattGGCTATAGACCAAATAGGAATGGTCAAAAGAATCATAAATTTGTTGGATTAAAGCCAATTCATGATGTTTTCATTAAACCAACTCAAAGTACATCCTCTGCTTTTTCATgccatttttgttgcaaaaagggGCATTTATCTTTtgattgtaaactgaaaaagcTTGCTGACAAGGGATTGAAACAAGTTTGGAGAGTAAAGAAACCTGTGATTGAgactaaccctcaaggacccaatctaaattgggtacctaaatccAAAGTCTGA